In a single window of the Antedon mediterranea chromosome 1, ecAntMedi1.1, whole genome shotgun sequence genome:
- the LOC140063565 gene encoding ribosome biogenesis regulatory protein homolog — MATNTVENVLKSIDEEAKKFKSLVVNKDIDPTLDLGNLLVCDPNPITGFEQSKNKNEYLKELSRENTQLLFNEIWKLPAQRTEDVITVKLPEPTTRLPREKSIPKPKATTRWEKFAQMKGIQNKKKTRKVWDEELQKWVPRWGYQSKGDLKRDWVLEVPQNADPFEDQFGKKKKEKKERVAKNELQRLRNIARTSKKKVPGVGNTPTVDKPNKSQLTKSLQMAQQSTASMGKFDKKLAKEPTQRNSGKKRKFEPVIGALSSEKERERHILDTLNKKGKMNISQAVNREITEEQQAGQNERKEKKSKKKGKGQNRALPKSIRSNKKSKSKGRHR, encoded by the exons ATGGCTACCAACACAGTAGAAAACGTGTTGAAAAGTATCGACGAGGAAGCAAAGAAATTTAAAAGTctagttgtaaataaagatataGACCCTACTCTTGATTTAGGAAACCTTCTTGTTTGTGATCCAAATCCAATAACAGGATTTGAACAAAG taaaaacaaaaatgagtATTTAAAAGAATTATCAAGAGAGAACACACAGCTACTGTTCAATGAAATATGGAAG CTTCCAGCTCAAAGGACAGAAGATGTTATTACAGTCAAA CTTCCAGAACCAACCACCAGACTCCCAAGGGAAAAATCC ATACCAAAACCTAAAGCTACAACACGATGGGAGAAGTTTGCTCAAATGAAAGGAATTCAAAATAAGAAAAAGACTCGTAAAGTGTGGGATGAAGAATTACAG aaATGGGTACCACGATGGGGTTATCAAAGTAAAGGTGATCTGAAAAGAGATTGGGTTTTAGAGGTTCCACAAAATGCAG ATCCATTTGAAGATCAGTTtgggaaaaagaaaaaagaaaagaaagaacgAGTAGCAAAAAATGAGCTGCAAAGACTTCGAAATATTGCAAGGACCAGCAAAAAGAAAG TTCCTGGCGTTGGAAACACGCCAACTGTAGACAAACCAAACAAATCACAActaacaaagtctctacagatgGCACAACAGTCAACAGCTTCAATGggaaaatttgacaaaaaacta GCCAAAGAACCAACACAGAGAAATTCAGGAAAGAAGAGAAAA TTTGAACCCGTGATTGGTGCACTAAGCTCTGAGAAGGAGAGGGAACGTCACATTCTAGACACACTCAACAAAAAAGGAAAAATGAATATTTCACAG gCTGTAAATCGTGAGATTACGGAAGAACAGCAAGCTGGCCAAAATGAAAGGAAAGAGAAGAAATCAAAGAAAAAGGGCAAAGGCCAAAACAGAGCTTTACCCAAATCTATTAGGTCAAATAAAAAGTCAAAAAGTAAAGGTAGACATCGATAA